The Ascochyta rabiei chromosome 22, complete sequence sequence gaggaggaggaggaggaggaggaggggaCCCGGGGGAGGAGGGAGTTGCTGTTGTAGTGGCTGGGTGGGCTTATGTGCATATGCTTTGGTGGAGGGTTAGTGGCATTACCCAAGAGATGGAGAGATATTCGTACGGGTAGCAAGAACACTGAATTGCCAGGACGAAGAGTGTAGGGGGTGGGGGGCGAGAGGGATGATGGAGTGTGCGTTATTACAGAAGCTAGTTAAGTTTATAGATCCATACTTTGGTGGAAGGATGGATGGATGATACAAACAAAGAGACCAAAGGGTACCAGCGTTCACAACGACGAAACCGAATTGTCAAGCCAATGCGAATCGCCATCGCTTCAAGCACATGCAGAACTGGAACAACATCAGCAAGGAATTCATTTCATGCAGAAAGCCCACTCCCCCCTCTTCACCCCAACTCGTGCGCCGTCACCGCCTTGATAGCCACCTCGTCCATCCTCTTCTTGTAGACGAGCATCTGATGTTTCAGCGGATCGCCGTACATGACTTTGCGGAGCATGCTTTCGTCGACAGTAACAGCCTCCACGTCGTCTTCCCTGCGGCTCCCCGGCCGCTGCCGCAATACGATCAGCCTGCCTGCAGGGCTCAACTCACAGGGCGGGATGGGCCACTCGACGCCggctgtggtggtggtggtggtggtggtggtgtttgCGCTAGATGTGGTTTGGAATGAGGATTTGCTTGGGCGTCGGAGACGAAGTCGGGATTTGGGTGGGGAGGAGGGCGGCGGGGCGGAGAGGTTGAGTTTCGACATGCTGGCGATCGTTTGGCCTAGTGCCGAAGCAGATGGTGCCGAAGTTGTGTAGAGCTTGATGAGGCTTTTGAAATAACTCTTGTCGGCCCGTGGAACGGGATCTCCTTCGTTGATGAAGGAGTAGAAGAGACTCTTCTTGTGTCGCGGCTCTTCGGATTTCTTCAGCGGCCAGCGCGAGATGGGTGGTGCGCCGAAAGTCACGCAGTGCACACGTTTGAAGAAGTCGGTCAGATAGCTGAGTTCCGAGTCGACGGATTTGCTCATCATATGTGCGTATAGAAGTGCGGCAACAGCACCACCCGCAGAATGCCCCGTGATCAGGAGACTGCAGTTTGAGCGGGCGGGATTTTCTTCGATGAGGACTCGAAGTCGGTCGGCGACGGGTTTGATCATCTTGCGTGCTACGTAGAGAAAGCCTGCGTGGCAAAAGTTTGACGGGTCGTCGAGGAAGCCCTCTGGGCTTGTGGGCGCGGAGTTGTAGTTCACTGCCCAGTCCATGAACGTCTGGCTGCCGCGGATGGCGAAGACGACCGTGTTCATGTCGTCGACCGGGATGGATTTCAGCACCATGGCCTTGGTACCACTGCGCCAATTGGCAGGAACATGATTCTCAACTTCTCTCGACTTTGGCACCGGAGCAACGTAGGCGCGCTCAGAGTACGTGGCAGCCAGACACAGAAGCGGATACGTCGGCATGTAGACCTTGAAGGGCGGGAGGTGCGGTGGGAGTCGGGCATTCGAGTACAGCCAGACCTTTGCGAAATGATTCGAGCCCTTGTCGCCTCCCAGTGCCTCATAGACTTGATCCTCTGCGGTTCCCTTTCGAGGTTCGAGTGGCGGGCTCGAACGGCTCGTTCTTTGTTGCGTGTTCTCGTACACTTTGAGATCCTCCTCTTTCCCGCTGAATTTGTCGTCGTCGATGCTAGTGATGACTGCGTCAAATTTCGAGCTGATGACATCGCACAGTGCTGCTCCTTGGCACAGCGTCTGCATGCTCCTCATTGCAATAGCATGCGTGGGTCGCTCAATGTAGTTTGTGATCAGCTTCGAGGTTCCTTGTCGCAGATCTGCGTTCGACTTTGCTGCCATCCGATCGAGTCTGTCCCATTGCTGCTGAAACGGGCCTTCTTCGCGTGATGGCTTCCTTGGCTGGGGAGGCTGAGGAGAAGGAGATGCGAAGCGGGCCACCGAAGGGTTGTTCTGGGGTGGGATAGATTGCGATGGCGGAGACCCATATGGATGCATGTGCTGTGGTGCATGTTGTGGAATCGTACCATAGACGGGATGCTGCAGCGCCCCAGGTGGGCCACCCGGATAGAGTGGAGGCGGGCCAGGATGCGCAGCCTGCATTGGGTAGTTCGGTCGATGTGTTGACGCTGCTTGAACGGCACACGGATGTACATGCGTATTTACCTGGACGACAGGTTGCGAAACGTGCGCTTGTTTCGATCCCGATCTAGAGCTGGATGTTGCAGACGACGAATGtttcctccttctcctgcGCTCGGGGTCGCTGTGTCCGTGTGCCATGTTGCACGTTCGGTGTTTAGCAGTGGTTCTACCCCTTTTGATCTGGGGAAGGGTTTCTTTCAGATGCTGCTATCGAGCATACAACAGTCGCTGTCGTCTATTGCTCGTCGCGTATTCTGTATTGTTCATCGCCGCAGTTTCGTAATGCAACCAAGCGCAGGCATACACCTGGTGTTCCTGCCCTCGCCGAAAGGCAGCACAAGGAAACACGCTGAAAGGCAGCACAAGGAAACACGCTGAAAGGCAGCACAAAGGCAACGCAGTATCCAAACGTTCGAAACGAAAGCCGCAcaagaaagaagtagaaggAAGCGCGGAAGAAACGACGAGGCCAAGCTAGGCTGTGCCGGCCTCTCCACCTGCAGGAAGCTCTTCGTGGCCATGCCATGCGCGTGCCTGACTGGTGCGGCTTGCACGACGCTGTTTTCGCGGAAGCGGCGAATCCGTGCCTTTGGATCGCGATTGGGTGGCGGGCATCTTGGCGGTGTAGAGCTGCTGCGCATGGCTGCCATTCCGAGCTTGCATGAGAGGCCGTGAGGGAGTACAGGAGAGCGAAAAGGGCGGGCAGGATGATGTGTGATCAAATGATGCATGTCTTGTGACGGCCTGACGGGGCAGCAGCTGTTCAGCATCGACAAGAGGAAAGGAGAGATCTGTGCAACACCGTAGCTTCAATCCAACCTCACAAAGCATCATTCAAAGAGAGAGATCAACGACAGGCAATGCTGTGGTAACTTGTGACATTCATAAATCGTTGCTAGCTACCTCGATATCGGTTGGCTTCGGTCTTCCCATCTGATCCGGCGCTACCATCTACCTAGGTATCTTTTGGGTGGCTATGGCTCTACAGCTCTATTTACGGTAATCATTACTATCGTTACTCGTCAGTGGACCGCGCTTCTTGTCGTTTCATCTGAGACGCGGCAGCGAGAAGCGAACATGTTGGTACAGAAAGCGCAAAGGCAACAGAAGAATCGCTCGCTCAAAGACGGGGCCTGGTCGAAATACTTGATGTGCCACTCACCGCTTTCGCCTTGACGTCGAAACGATCCAACATCATCACCTTGTCCCATGCTGCTACAAAGTCCTTGACGAACTTGTCGGCGTTGTCAGGCTGTGCGTAGATCTCGGCGATGGCGCGCAGCTCCGGGTGCGAACCGAAGATCAAGTCGTGGCGGGTTCCTGTCCACTTCTTCTGGCCGGACTTGCGGTCAGTGCCCTCGTACAGCTCGTTGGGGCTGGCGTTGTCGGCCCCCTTCCAGGCGACGTTGGTGTCAAGCAGGTTGACGAAGAAGTCGTTGGTGAGCTGGCCAGGGCGCTTGGTGAAGACACCGTGCGAGGAGCCATCCCAGTTGGCGTTCAGAGCACGCATGCCACCAACAAGAACGGTCATCTCCGGCGCGGTCAACTTGAGAAGGTGAGCCTTGTCGAGATCCAGCTGCTCGGTGCGGACGCGGTCGGTGCCCTTGCCGAAGTTGCGGAAGCCGTCGGTGACGGGCTCGAGGTGGTCGAAAGACTGGGCGTCGGTCTGCTCCTGCGTGGCGTCGGTGCGGCCGGGTGTGAAGGGAACGGAGACACCAGCAGCCTTCTCGAGAGCGGCGACACCGGCAAGCACGATCAAGTCAGCGAGGGAGACCTTCTTGCTGGACTTGGACTGGATGCCCTCGAGGGCCTTGAGGACCTCCTGAAGCTCCGAGGGGTTGTTGACCTTCCAGTTCTTCTGGGGCTCGAGGCGGATGCGGGCACCGTTGGCACCGCCACGCTTGTCAGAGCCACGGAAAGAGGCAGCCGACGCCCAGGCGACGCGGATGAGCTTGGAGGGCTCGAGGCCGGCGTTGAGGATCTCCTTCTTCAGCGACGAGATGTCGGCCTCGCCGATGAGCTCGCCCTGCTGCTCGGGGACGGGGTCCTCCCAGATGAGGACCTCCTTGGGGATCTCTGGACCGAGCCACCTGGAGCGGGGACCCATGTCGCGGTGGAGGAGCTTGAACCAGGCCCGGGTGAAGGCGTCGTGGAGCTCGTCGGGGTGGTCCAGCCAGCGGCGGGTGATCTTCTCGTAGTCGGGGTCGAAGCGCATGGACAGGTCGGTGGTCAACATGCGGGGCTTGTGCTTCTTGTTGGCGTCGTAGGCGTCGGGGATGATGGCGTCAGCGCCCTTTGCGACGTACTGGCTGGCGCCGGCGGGCGACTTCTCGAGCTCCCACTCGAACTTGTACAGGTACTCGAGGTACTTGTTGCTCCACTTGGTGGGCGTGCCGGTCCAGGTGACCTCGAGGCCGGATGTGATGGTGTCGGGGCCCTTGCCGGAGCCGTGGGCGTTCTTCCAGCCAAAGCCCTGCTCGGCCAGGTCGGCGCCGTTGGGGTCGGTGCCCGTGTTCTCCGAGGGCGCGGCGCCGTGCGTCTTTCCGAACGAGTGGCCGCCGACGATGAGGGCGGCCGTCTCCTCGTCGTTCATGGCCATGCGGCCGAAGGTGGTGCGGATGTCGTGGGCAGCGGCGACGGGGTCGGGGACGCCGTCGGGGCCCTCGGGGTTCACGTAGATGAGGCCCATGTGTGCGGCGGCGAGGGGCTTCTCGAGGTCGCGGGCGGTGTGGGTGTCTTCCTTGGAGGCGACGTCGTTCTTGTGCTGGTCGCCGTCGACGATGCCTTCGCCCTTGACGCCCTTGTTGCCGTCGGCGTAGCGGACGTCGTTGCCCAGCCACTCGGTCTCGCCGCCCCAGTAGACCGACTCGTCCGACTGGAAGGTGTCGGGGCGGCCGGCGGCGAAGCCAAAGGTGGGGCAGTCCATGGACTCGAGGGCGACGTTGCCGGTGAGCAGCATGAGGTCGGCCCAGGAGATCTTGTTGCCGTACTTTTGCTTGATGGGCCACAGCAGGCGGCGGGCCTTGTCGAGCGAGACGTTGTCGGGCCAGGCGTTGAGGGGGGCAAAGCGCTGCTGgccctcgccgccgccgccccgGCCGTCCGAGACCCGGTAGGTGCCGGCCGAGTGCCAGGCCATGCGGATGCTGCTGCGGCGTTAGCGGGCTGCGCGGCCAAGACACGACAGACGCGGCAGGCGCAGGACTCACAAGAGACCGCCGTAGTGGCCAAAGTCGGCGGGCCACCAGTCCTGCGAGTCCGTCATCAGCGCGGCGATGTCCTTCTTCAGCGCATCGTAGTCGAGCTTCTTGAACTCGTCGGCGTAGTTGAAGTCGGCGCCCAGGGGGTTCTGGCGGGGGTCGTGCTGTCTCAGGATGTTGACCTTGAGCTCGTTGGGCCACCAGTCGGCCTTTGTGGTGCCGCCGCCAGCGACGTTGGCTACCTTGATGGGACACTCGCCTTTGGACATGATTGCTGTGGGTCGAGGGTCGAGGTGGGTGGGAATGAGGAGGTTGAGAGAGCGCAGCTGTGGCGGAGGGTGGGTTGAGCATATAAGCCGGCGTCTGCAAGCGGAGCCGTCCATTCGTAATCCGCCCACGTCTGGCCCTCGACTCGCTGCCCTCGCTGTCCTCGCTGTCCCCACTCGCTGTCCTCACTCGCTGTCCTCACTCGCTGTTGCCCCTCACTCGTCCTGCACGGGGCCGCGTCCGGTAGCTCCCTTCTGCCTAGCGCCACAGCGACGCGAGCCCCACCTCTGTCCACAGCTATCCACCCCCGCTGCACAACGCTTGACGTTGAATGCTTCACTCTTCACTCTTCACTCTTCACCCTTCACCCTTCACCCTTCACCCTCCACGCTTCACTCTCCCCTCTCCCCTCTCCCCTCTCCCCTCTCCCCTCTCCCCTCTCCCCTCTTTCCCCTCCACCCTCCCGCTTCGTGATACCCCGTCTCTTAGTCCCCCACTGCATGGGAACGCCGTCGCCCGCCAAGCACCAGGTGGGTCCTGTAAACGCCCCACCCCGCCTCAAGTCCATTGCGTCGTACATGGCCCGGAACCGCAGCAGACTGATCGACGACCGCCTGGGCCAATCACGTCTGCGCAAAGTCAGCATGGCGCGTCCGCCACGTGACGCCCACAAATACCGAGGCCGAGATCGAGACGGCTGACAGAAGCAAGCAGCCTCTGTGGCGGATAGTCGCGGTTCGGAAACGATGGCTCTGTCAGCCGATTCCACACGCCGTCTGTCCTGCAGCTTGTGCTCGCTCGTGAAGACGAGGCCGCCATGACGTATCATCCACGGTCCGACTGACGCCGCCACCCCGTCTACCCCACGCCATCCCCCGCCCTCCACACTGTGCAGTGTGTAGGACCACCGCAACCTCGTGCAAGATGCACCAAATGCCCCTACGGCTCTTTTTTCGCTCCTTTTTCGCTCTTTCTCGCTCTTTCTCGCCCTTTCTCGCTCTTTTTCGCTCTTTCTCGCCCTTTCTCGCTCTTTTTCGCTCTTTTCTCGCCCACGGTGCGGAACAACACCGCTAGACTGTACTCCCAAGTCCGACTCACACTCATCGGGTTAGGCCCCTGCTACTCGCATGGCTGGATTCTCGTAACATATGGGTCTCTACGCAACTGTAGAGGGGAGAATGCTTCTTGGCGCTTGTGCAGAGGCCAACAACAAGAGAGCGTGTGATGGGGCACGAACGCTCCCAACGACATGGAGTCACGCCCCATTCGAACAGACCCTCCTTCCACGAAGAGGGGCAACGCCAGGACCGAGGTTTGCTTCACTATTTCATCATGGTCATCTCACGTCTTTTCatctcttcgtcttcgtcttcttcttcgtctttgACTTTGCTTCCACTGCACTGTCGTCTTCTTCCCTCCTTTGCAAACTCAACTTCGCTTCCACTGCACTGTCGTCTTCTTCCCTCCTTTGCAAACTCAACTTCGCTTCCCACTTCAACATGGCCGACGACAAGCTTCAGACGTACGATATCCCCAAGACGTGCAAAGGTGGCGTAGTCGTCAACGAAGGCCCAGACTTCCGTGTGGAAGTTCAGGACGTTCCCACGCCGGAGCCAGGTTCGTGAGCTGCTCCCATCGCTCGTGCACTTCTGACGTGACGGCTAGGACCCACCGAAGTATTGATCAAGCTCAACGCGACTGGCATCTGCTATAGCGATATCCATTTCATGCTCAACGATTGGGCGCTACCGAAGATGTCTGCACTGGGCACAAAGTGCGCTGGCCACGAAGGCGCTGGTGTCATTGTCAAGGTGGGAGATCAAGTGAGGACGCTCAAGCCTGGGATGCGAGCTGGGCTCAAGGTAAGACTTCACAACAGCCTCGACAAGCAGAGGGGAGTAGACGGGGGCTGACAGAGAAAAGCCCATCCAAGACACGTGCGGCGCGTGCGAGCTTTGCCGCGGTGGTCAAGAATGCTACTGCGCGAGTGCGGTGTCCACCGGTCTGATGTGCGATGGCTCCTATCAGCAGTACGTCGTCTCGCCCGAACGCTACACAACCATCATCCCCGACGGCGTCAGCGACTACATCGCCGGTCCCATCATGTGCTCTGCCTCGACCATCTACACGTCGATCAGGGAGTCTGCACTGAAGCCCGGAGACTGGGCTGTGTTCCCAGGGGCAGGTGGTGGAGTCGGTATGCAAGGCGTGCAGCTCGCCAAAGCCATGGGCCTGCGCCCCGTAGCCATTGACACGGGCGAGGACAAGGAGAAGATGTGCAAGGACGTCGGCGCAGAAGCGTTTATCGACTTCAAAAAGGTCGACAATGTGGCCGAGGAGATTGTTCGCATCTGCGACGGCATCGGCGCGCACGCTGTCTTTGTCACGGCCGTGCAAACGTACCCGTCTTCCATCAGCTACCTTGGCGGCCGGGTGGGCGGGAAGGTCATGTGCGTCGGCCTGCCTCCAGCGGGCACACTGCACATCGACGTTGATCCGAACCAGATGTGCTTCAAGAAGCAGAGCGTCCAGGGCACGCTGGTCAGCAGCATGGCTGACGTCGACAAGACACTGGAGTTTGCGAAGCGGGGGCTGCTGAAGCCCATCTACACGGTCTACCCGTTGAGCAAGTTCAACGAGGCGGTCCAGAAGCTGAGGAGAGGCGAGATTGTCGGCAGGGCGGTTGTGGATTTCAACCAGGAGTAGGGAGAGGTGAGGTTGAGCGTTTGGAATGGTGGCGGATGGTACGGGAGATGGTGTGTACGTGGAGAAGGGAGGGCGTTTTGCAAGGCTATCAGTTTCCTCCTGTCTTCCGTGGTGTTCCACATATCCCCCACAGCGCTGGAGGTGTCGTTGGTGTAGCTGGGAGCATGAGATGCTGCAATACACGATGCTATGGACGCACGCCAATTCCTGCCGACGTGCTTTCCCATATCGAGACcctggtggtggtggtggtggtggttcGTGCACGTGCCAACGCGATCAGCCCTGTCTGGAACACGACGGGACGACAGGGCGCTGTCTCTGCTTATGCACGCGCCAACGACACGATGCAGCGGTAGAGGATGATAGCCCAGCTCTCACTCCACACTCGCCGATGGGATGTCCCGCTCGTCAGCAAGCCAGTCCCCGCGCGGACATGCCGAAGCCTCCGCCAGCCGAGCGCCGTCTGGGCGCGCCTCGAACGGCAAGCAGCCCGCCGTTGAATACGACGACGACCACGACGACGACcacagcgacgacgacgcccTGCTGGCCGACGACCCGCTGAACAGCAGCCTCTCCGAACCGTATGCACCGGCACGCACGAGATCCGGCCTCCGGTCCAAGCTGACGCGCCCCAGAATCTCCTTCAAGCGCAAGCCCAAACCCACGCCCTCGTCCCTCCTCCCGCGCTTCTTCACGGCCGCCTCCacctccgcctccgcctccgcctccgcctccgcctccgcctccgcctccgcctccacCCCCCGTCCCCCCGCGACCCGCCCAGCCCGCGCGCCCAGCACTCCCGCCTCCAGCAGCTCCGCAGCCCTCGCTCCGCCAACCGCAGCGGCAACGGCAATGCCTCGACCGAGCTCATCCTCAACTACCTCGACACCCCCGCCGACGCAGGCTCCCACCTGGCCGACGCCAAAGACGCCTCGGGCCTAGACTGGTACGTCGAGGGCCCCGGCCGACGCGTGGGCTACGACGACCTGACGGCCATTGACTGGATCTTTGAGTACGCCAAAGAGCGCCAGCGCTTGCGCTACCTGTTCTCCGGCGCAACAGGCCTCCTGGGCACCGCAAAGCAGCTTGCAGACGCTAGCCAGGTGTGGATCATCCTCGTTGCGGCTGGTGTGCTGAGCGGAGGCATTGCAGCCTTCATCGACGTCGCGAGCGACTGGCTGGCCGATCTGAAGACGGGATACTGCAGCAGCGTGGACGCAGATGGCAGGTTCTACCTCAACAAAGGCTTCTGTTGCTGGGGGATCGACACGGGAGAGCAGTGCGCAGATTGGCAGGAGTGGGGGAGTGCCATGGGCATCGGGAACGGTGGAGGGAAGTGGATCGTCGAGTACATCTTCTTCATCCTGTTCTCCGTGAGTGACACGGACGAGAGCATCGCGAGAGACAGCAGAGAGCTGACAGCAACCAGGTGCTCTTTGCGGCATGTGCAAGTCTGCTTGTGCGCGAGTTCTCGCCCTATGCTAAGCACAGCGGTATTCCCGAGATCAAGACTGTTCTCGGCGGTTTCGTCATACGCCATTTCCTGGGAGGCTGGACCTTGGTGACGAAGACGCTTGGGCTCGTAAGCTACTGCGTGACGCCTGTACTCCGCAATCACACACTGACCGGCACAGTGTCTTGCAGTGGCTTCAGGCCTGTGGCTGGGCAAGGAGGGCCCGTTGGTCCACGTGGCATGCTGTTCAGCCAACCTGTTCATGAAGCTATTCGGCACCGTAAACGGTAACGAGGGTGAGTGTGTCATGTCTCACCTAGGGAACACCACTGATTGCGCACAGCGAGAAAGCGGGAAGTCCTctctgccgccgccgccgcaggCATATCCGTCGCCTTTGGTGCACCAGTAGGTGGTGTGCTCTTCAGTCTCGAGCAGCTGTCGTACTACTTCCCCGACAAGACCATGTGGAGCAGTTTTGTCTGTGCCATGGTCGCAGCCGTTACACTGCAAGCCTTCAACCCCTTCCGAACCGGCAAGCTCGTCCTGTACCAAGTCACCTACCACAGCGGCTGGCACGACTTTGAAATCGTTCCCTTCGCCCTGCTTGGTATCCTCGGCGGCCTCTATGGCGGCTTCTTCATCAAGCTCAACATGACCATAGCGGAGTGGCGCAAAAACCGCACCTATCTCAAAGGCCCCGTCACCGAAGTCGTCATCATATCCTTCATCACGGCACTCGTCAATTTTCCCATCAAGTTCATGCGCGCTCAAGCCTCGGAACTGGTCTACATTCTCTTCGCAGAATGCGCCGATCTAACAGAAGACACGCTCGGCTTGTGTAAGTCCGGAAAGGCAAACACCGGTGTCATTGCCTTGCTCCTGATCTCAGCCTTGCTCGGCATCCTCCTTGCAGGCTTCACGTTTGGCCTGCAGATCCCCGCCGGCATCATCCTACCTTCCATGGCCATCGGTGGCCTCTACGGCCGCGCTGTCGGCTTGAGCGTCGAGGTCTTCCAATCCGCACACCCACAGCTCTTCCTCTTCGGCTCCTGCGAGCCAGATGTGCCCTGCGTAACACCAGGCACCTACGCGATCGTGGGTGCCGCCTCCGCACTTGCAGGAACAACGCGCATGACGGTCTCCATTGTGGTCATCATGTTCGAGCTCACCGGAGCGCTCACCTACGTGCTACCCATCATGATCGCCGTCATGATCTCCAAGTGGATCGGCGATGCCATCTCCCCCCGCGGCATATACGAGTCTTGGATCCACTTCAAAGGATATCCGTTCTTGGATAACCGCGACGACAACGGGTCTTCCATCCCCGACGTCCCCGCCGCACACGTAATGACCCGGATCGAGGACCTGACCACCATCACCGCCACCGGCCACACCATCCAAACGCTGCGGGAGTTGCTGCAGCAACACCGCTTCCGCGGATTTCCAGTCATATCCAACTCCACCGACAGCGACTCCGACGCCGATGCGCTCCTACTCGGCTACGTCAGCCGCACAGAACTGCACTACGCGCTCTCCCTCCCACCCTCGAAAGCGCTCCCGCCCGAAACCGAGTGCTACTTCTCGCACCAACCCCTCTCGGACCCGCAATCCACGCTGGATCTACGGCCCTGGATGGACCAGACGCCCATCACGCTCAACGCGCGAGCACGGTTCCAGCTCACCGTCAGCATGTTCCAGAAGCTCGGGCTGCGCTACGTCTTGTTCACCGAGCGGGGGCTGCTGCGGGGTCTGCTCACCAAAAAGGATGTTTGGTACGTGCTCGACGGGATGGATGGTGAAACGTGGGAGGAGACCGAGGAGCGTGGCGATTTCGATGGTGATGTCGATGCCGATGGTGATGTGGGCGTCGGCGGCGCCGGGATGCGTAGGGGCGGACTAagacagcaacagcagccaCACCGCCATGCCGCAGAAGACGGCGGCGAGGAGCGCGGACTGCTGGGCACACCCctggaagaagaagaagaagtagaaaggtAGATAGCATACACGCTATTATTTACTTACTTAGTAATCTACTCCCTCtatttcttctttctttaaaACCTCTCTATATCACTATGTCTAtttactacctacttagcCACTCTTCCACgctccccccccccccccccccccggATCCCAGCGCCGCCCCGATGGCGATTGGCTttcgaagaagaagaaaaagaaaaaaaggaAAAGGGGCATTTCCACGCCAGAAAATCATCAAAATCATTCGCTCCGAGAGGAAGGCGGCGGCTAGACGGCCTGGTAGAGGAGGAGAGGCTCGCCACGTTTTCTATCTCCGGGATGGTGCACTTGAGGTCGAATGCTTTGGACAGGACAATCTTGAAGATCTGTGGGCGTTTTCCTCTTATCTCTTCACGGGTCAAGGGGATGGGAAGTATGGGTATGGGTATTGTATTGTATTGTTCATTCACAGTGAAGAGAGGCAAGTAGGTTGTTTACAAAGGTAGCTAGCTGCAGATTTTGGTGGGTTGCCATGGGGAAGAAACCATGTCGTATGTACATTTACCAGATATCCGCTCCTTGTCTCCTCCGTTGGCCGTTAGATCGTCATGTCCACCAGTCATTCTGGCTAGTAAGAGATGGCCAGCTACCCGCCATGCGTCGAGCTCGTGGAGAGCGTTTACGCGCCGTTGCCGTTGTAGGCGAACAGGTTGGGGCTGCCGTTAAGGGTGCCAGTGATGCGGCTGGCGATGCCAAGGGCCTTGATGCGCTCGGTGACGGCAGCAGGGGTGGACAGGCCCTCGAGCGCCTGGAGGTAGACGGCCAGACCGGCGACGTGAGGAGCAGCCATCGAGGTACCGGATTGAGTGGCGGTGGCCGAGTTGCTGCCGATGTAGGAAGACAGGATACTGACACCAGGGGCGAATATGTCGACGCCGGCGCCGTAGTTGGTGAACGAGGCTGGGCGGAAGCTCgagtcggcggcggcgacggtGAGGGCGTTAGGTGCGTTGGCGGGCGACTGGCTGGACACGGGGAGCGGGTTGCCGCTTTGATCGCCGTTGCCGGCGGCGACGACGGATAGGACGCCCTGAGAGTAGGCAGCCTGAATGGCATTGGTCCAGGTGGTAGAAGCCTGGCCACCGAGAGACAGGTTGATGACGGAGCGGGCGCCACGGCTGTTGGAGGTAATGTCGCTGACGGCCCAGTTGAAACCGTCAAGAATGGTGGAGGTGGTTCCCGAGCTGCCCTGGAAGACCTTTACAGAGATCAGGTTGGTCTTCTTAGCAACACCGTAGGTGCTGCCACCGATGGTGCCGGCGACGTGGGTGCCGTGACCGAGAGTGTCAGTGTGGGTTCCGCCGACGGCGTTGTACCCAAGAGTAGCACGGCCACCGAACTGGTTGTGTGCGACGAGGATACCGGAGTCTACAACGTAGGCGTAGGTGTCCTCTCCAGCGGTGGTGTCGTAGATGTACGAGGTAGGGGCACCAGAGCGGTGGCTGATGGCGCCAAGACCCCAGGTAGCACCAGTCTGGGTAGTCAAAGCCTTCTTCTCAAGTTTGTCCTCGTGGACCTCCTCGACATCGTACCAGAGATAGGCGATCGTGTCAGGCTCAACGAGGGCGACCTACGCTCTGTTAGATTGGTGCTGCGCTGCCTCAAGGCAACTAAACTCACATCAGGGCTGGCCTTGATCTCAGCGATAGTGGCCTCGTCGAATTCTCCGGCATAAGCCTTCCAGTCCTTGATCTCGTAGTTCTTCTCGATACCCGCGGTGCCTCGCTTGAGGCTGCGCTTGTGAACATCGTTGACCCAGGTAAGGTGGGACTCGACGGCAGCAGCATCGACTTCTGGCTTGAGGGTGACGATGTACTTTCCAGGGATGATGTCGTCCTTCTTGGTGATGGGAGCGGGAGCTGCAAGGACAGCGGGGAGCAGAGCTCCGAGGAAGACTGCGAGGTTGCGAACGTTGATCATCTTGAAGGTAGCGAGGAAGACCGGTAGAAGTAACTGAGAACCCGAGACGGATGCTTGGATGACGGTTGTAGGGCGACCACGCGTTCAGCTTATATATGCCTTCGTGGAGGGTCTTCCCTGAACACCATTATCACCATTCGATTG is a genomic window containing:
- a CDS encoding chloride channel, which encodes MSRSSASQSPRGHAEASASRAPSGRASNGKQPAVEYDDDHDDDHSDDDALLADDPLNSSLSEPPRSANRSGNGNASTELILNYLDTPADAGSHLADAKDASGLDWYVEGPGRRVGYDDLTAIDWIFEYAKERQRLRYLFSGATGLLGTAKQLADASQVWIILVAAGVLSGGIAAFIDVASDWLADLKTGYCSSVDADGRFYLNKGFCCWGIDTGEQCADWQEWGSAMGIGNGGGKWIVEYIFFILFSVLFAACASLLVREFSPYAKHSGIPEIKTVLGGFVIRHFLGGWTLVTKTLGLCLAVASGLWLGKEGPLVHVACCSANLFMKLFGTVNGNEARKREVLSAAAAAGISVAFGAPVGGVLFSLEQLSYYFPDKTMWSSFVCAMVAAVTLQAFNPFRTGKLVLYQVTYHSGWHDFEIVPFALLGILGGLYGGFFIKLNMTIAEWRKNRTYLKGPVTEVVIISFITALVNFPIKFMRAQASELVYILFAECADLTEDTLGLCKSGKANTGVIALLLISALLGILLAGFTFGLQIPAGIILPSMAIGGLYGRAVGLSVEVFQSAHPQLFLFGSCEPDVPCVTPGTYAIVGAASALAGTTRMTVSIVVIMFELTGALTYVLPIMIAVMISKWIGDAISPRGIYESWIHFKGYPFLDNRDDNGSSIPDVPAAHVMTRIEDLTTITATGHTIQTLRELLQQHRFRGFPVISNSTDSDSDADALLLGYVSRTELHYALSLPPSKALPPETECYFSHQPLSDPQSTLDLRPWMDQTPITLNARARFQLTVSMFQKLGLRYVLFTERGLLRGLLTKKDVWYVLDGMDGETWEETEERGDFDGDVDADGDVGVGGAGMRRGGLRQQQQPHRHAAEDGGEERGLLGTPLEEEEEVER
- a CDS encoding Oryzin, translating into MINVRNLAVFLGALLPAVLAAPAPITKKDDIIPGKYIVTLKPEVDAAAVESHLTWVNDVHKRSLKRGTAGIEKNYEIKDWKAYAGEFDEATIAEIKASPDVALVEPDTIAYLWYDVEEVHEDKLEKKALTTQTGATWGLGAISHRSGAPTSYIYDTTAGEDTYAYVVDSGILVAHNQFGGRATLGYNAVGGTHTDTLGHGTHVAGTIGGSTYGVAKKTNLISVKVFQGSSGTTSTILDGFNWAVSDITSNSRGARSVINLSLGGQASTTWTNAIQAAYSQGVLSVVAAGNGDQSGNPLPVSSQSPANAPNALTVAAADSSFRPASFTNYGAGVDIFAPGVSILSSYIGSNSATATQSGTSMAAPHVAGLAVYLQALEGLSTPAAVTERIKALGIASRITGTLNGSPNLFAYNGNGA